A window of Cellulomonas fimi contains these coding sequences:
- the fliF gene encoding flagellar basal-body MS-ring/collar protein FliF produces the protein MPAQVQAAVDRLTGAVKQFSLAQRTLAIIGVAVLVLGAFALSTWLSRPTLSPLFTGLSGADASAVVDQLTADGVQYQLADGGSTVLVPEKSLYDQRIKLAAAGLPTNADGGGYSLLDEMPMTSSEFQQQTTYQRALEGELARTIGAIDGVESATVKLALPEDSVFVSEKADPTASVFVRTRPGTSLSVDQVQAIVHLVSAGIDGMKPTDVAVVDSTGEVLSAVGTGTTGGLGGQQASDYEARVAASVQALLDRVVGPGKSAVTVTAEVDQSQTDRTTEEFAATPDTPPLASSTTTEKYEGGAASGAAGVLGPDNIQVPGGDGADGSGSYESTTEDRTNAVNKTTERVQQGPGAIERQSVAVVLDEKAAAPIDLAELRDTIAAAAGIDAERGDTVAVQAVPFDTTQAEAAGEALAAADAAAKAAEQRSLIQQAAIGAVVLALLLAVAIGMTRRSRKARRTAIDLGALQPVLDDDTRLALEGLPEDALPELPAGPLPTEPDPVSRKRAEISALADEQPQEVADLLRGWLGTATPAGRR, from the coding sequence ATGCCCGCCCAGGTGCAGGCCGCCGTGGACCGTCTCACGGGGGCCGTCAAGCAGTTCTCGCTCGCGCAGCGCACGCTCGCGATCATCGGCGTCGCCGTGCTCGTGCTGGGCGCGTTCGCGCTCTCCACGTGGCTGTCGCGCCCGACGCTGAGCCCGCTGTTCACGGGCCTGTCCGGGGCGGACGCCTCCGCGGTCGTCGACCAGCTCACCGCGGACGGCGTGCAGTACCAGCTCGCCGACGGCGGCTCGACGGTCCTGGTCCCCGAGAAGTCGCTCTACGACCAGCGCATCAAGCTCGCGGCGGCCGGCCTGCCGACGAACGCGGACGGCGGCGGCTACTCGCTGCTCGACGAGATGCCCATGACGTCGAGCGAGTTCCAGCAGCAGACGACGTACCAGCGCGCGCTCGAGGGCGAGCTCGCCCGCACGATCGGCGCGATCGACGGCGTCGAGTCCGCGACCGTGAAGCTCGCGCTGCCCGAGGACTCGGTGTTCGTCTCCGAGAAGGCCGACCCGACCGCGTCGGTGTTCGTCCGCACCCGTCCCGGCACGTCGCTGTCCGTCGACCAGGTGCAGGCGATCGTGCACCTCGTCTCCGCCGGCATCGACGGCATGAAGCCCACCGACGTGGCCGTCGTCGACTCGACGGGCGAGGTCCTGTCCGCGGTCGGCACCGGCACGACGGGCGGCCTCGGCGGACAGCAGGCGAGCGACTACGAGGCGCGCGTCGCCGCGTCGGTGCAGGCGCTGCTCGACCGCGTCGTCGGCCCCGGGAAGTCCGCCGTCACGGTGACCGCCGAGGTCGACCAGAGCCAGACCGACCGGACCACCGAGGAGTTCGCGGCGACGCCCGACACCCCGCCGCTCGCGTCCTCGACGACGACCGAGAAGTACGAGGGCGGGGCCGCGTCGGGTGCCGCCGGCGTGCTCGGCCCGGACAACATCCAGGTGCCGGGCGGCGACGGGGCGGACGGGTCCGGCTCGTACGAGTCGACGACCGAGGACCGCACCAACGCCGTCAACAAGACCACCGAGCGCGTGCAGCAGGGCCCGGGCGCGATCGAGCGGCAGTCCGTCGCGGTCGTGCTGGACGAGAAGGCCGCAGCGCCGATCGACCTCGCGGAGCTGCGCGACACGATCGCGGCCGCCGCGGGCATCGACGCGGAGCGCGGCGACACCGTCGCCGTCCAGGCCGTGCCGTTCGACACGACGCAGGCCGAGGCCGCGGGCGAGGCGCTCGCCGCGGCGGACGCCGCCGCGAAGGCCGCCGAGCAGCGGTCGCTCATCCAGCAGGCCGCGATCGGCGCTGTCGTGCTCGCGCTGCTGCTGGCGGTCGCGATCGGCATGACGCGGCGCTCGCGCAAGGCCCGCCGCACGGCGATCGACCTGGGCGCGCTCCAGCCGGTCCTCGACGACGACACGCGCCTCGCGCTCGAGGGCCTCCCCGAGGACGCCCTGCCCGAGCTGCCGGCCGGCCCGCTGCCCACCGAGCCCGACCCGGTGTCGCGCAAGCGTGCCGAGATCTCCGCGCTCGCCGACGAGCAGCCGCAGGAGGTCGCGGAC
- the fliE gene encoding flagellar hook-basal body complex protein FliE, which produces MTFAVTPVTGVLPTGALDATRAATAADPAAGAQFAGILGSIENLQQLQSTSNELAVRAVTGDLDDVHDYTIASAQASTALELTAAVRNKAVEAFTEIMRMQA; this is translated from the coding sequence ATGACCTTCGCCGTGACCCCCGTGACGGGGGTGCTCCCCACCGGTGCGCTCGACGCGACGCGCGCCGCGACCGCCGCCGACCCGGCCGCCGGTGCGCAGTTCGCCGGCATCCTCGGCTCGATCGAGAACCTGCAGCAGCTGCAGTCGACGTCGAACGAGCTCGCCGTGCGTGCCGTCACGGGTGACCTCGACGACGTGCACGACTACACGATCGCGTCCGCGCAGGCGTCGACCGCGCTCGAGCTCACGGCGGCCGTGCGCAACAAGGCCGTCGAGGCGTTCACCGAGATCATGAGGATGCAGGCCTGA
- the flgC gene encoding flagellar basal body rod protein FlgC, translated as MTIFGAIGIASTGLTVHRKWLDAVSDNLANLNTVRPTSEDAFRAKYVVAAESAGENQGVQVAGIVEGSAEGRLVYEPSNPLADEDGYVRYPDIDMSSQMTQLIMAQRGYQANATVVDRARETYQAALQIGRQ; from the coding sequence ATGACGATCTTCGGAGCGATCGGGATCGCCTCCACGGGCCTGACCGTCCACCGCAAGTGGCTCGACGCCGTGAGCGACAACCTCGCGAACCTCAACACCGTCCGGCCCACGTCGGAGGACGCGTTCCGCGCCAAGTACGTCGTCGCCGCGGAGAGCGCGGGGGAGAACCAGGGCGTGCAGGTCGCCGGCATCGTCGAGGGCAGCGCCGAGGGCCGCCTCGTGTACGAGCCGTCGAACCCGCTGGCCGACGAGGACGGCTACGTCCGGTACCCCGACATCGACATGTCGAGCCAGATGACCCAGCTGATCATGGCCCAGCGCGGCTACCAGGCGAACGCCACGGTCGTGGACCGGGCGCGCGAGACCTACCAGGCGGCCCTGCAGATCGGACGGCAGTGA
- a CDS encoding flagellar basal body rod protein FlgB, translating into MGLFDSVSSVALNSALDGLALRQRAIADNVANIQTPGFQARRVRFEDELTRAVAHGDGAVQATTHRSLEPTREDGNNVNLDAETLLNIDTNLRYQLATQAVSGQFSSVRTAMRTS; encoded by the coding sequence ATGGGTCTGTTCGACTCCGTGAGCTCCGTCGCGCTCAACAGCGCGCTCGACGGCCTCGCGCTGCGCCAGCGCGCCATCGCCGACAACGTCGCGAACATCCAGACCCCCGGGTTCCAGGCCCGTCGCGTGCGGTTCGAGGACGAGCTGACCCGCGCGGTCGCGCACGGCGACGGTGCCGTGCAGGCGACGACGCACCGGTCGCTCGAGCCCACCCGCGAGGACGGCAACAACGTCAACCTCGACGCCGAGACGCTGCTCAACATCGACACCAACCTGCGCTACCAGCTCGCGACCCAGGCGGTCTCGGGCCAGTTCTCGTCCGTCCGCACCGCCATGAGGACCAGCTGA
- the fliS gene encoding flagellar export chaperone FliS, producing MPDIRSRYVADAVATVGPARLLTMLYDRMLVDVDRAVESFEAGDVVTGRGHLQHAQEIVAELIVSLDEDAWDGGPQLMAIYRFLLGELIRAGSRGDVELTTSCRALIEPLAEAWHEAARSLAHVPVPTPADAPALETATAVGLLGVG from the coding sequence ATGCCTGACATCCGCTCGCGGTACGTGGCCGACGCGGTCGCCACGGTCGGACCCGCGCGCCTGCTCACGATGCTCTACGACCGGATGCTGGTCGACGTCGACCGCGCGGTCGAGTCGTTCGAGGCCGGCGACGTCGTCACGGGCCGCGGCCACCTGCAGCACGCGCAGGAGATCGTCGCCGAGCTCATCGTCAGCCTCGACGAGGACGCCTGGGACGGCGGGCCGCAGCTCATGGCGATCTACCGGTTCCTGCTGGGCGAGCTGATCCGCGCCGGGTCGCGCGGGGACGTCGAGCTCACGACGTCCTGCCGCGCGCTCATCGAGCCGCTCGCGGAGGCCTGGCACGAGGCGGCGCGCTCGCTCGCGCACGTGCCGGTCCCCACCCCGGCGGACGCGCCCGCGCTGGAGACCGCGACCGCGGTCGGCCTGCTCGGCGTCGGCTGA
- the fliD gene encoding flagellar filament capping protein FliD: MATMGIDGLVSGLQTTDLINQLMQVEAAPQALLKSKQTATTSLVTALQSLNTKVSSLKDAATKAATATSWGATKATASATSVTATTTTGSTPTELTFRVDALAASQVSLTPAYGTLPAAGSTLTFKAPDGTLTEVVVGADAAATARAITASKAGVNAVAVTAGGTTRLQLTSAESGEAHAFEVFAGTKAEVEGSTATAVALTETRAAKDAEITLWAGIAGAEQTVTSSTNTFSDVLAGTSITVSKVEADPVTLTVSRDTAALTSLASGLVGSLGVVLSEITSRTATSTTTDSDGRTVISGGLFSGDSAVRGLRQQLQSAASYPVDGVSPSEVGITIGRDGTFTFDEKKFQAALTADPDKVQRVVSGLAQRVADVAGEASDKVDGTLTRKITGQQDLVKSLGTQIDAWDRRLELRREGLQKTYSALEVTLSNLQSQSSWLAGQLSSLSASSSS; this comes from the coding sequence ATGGCGACGATGGGCATCGACGGCCTGGTCTCCGGACTCCAGACGACCGACCTCATCAACCAGCTCATGCAGGTCGAGGCCGCGCCGCAGGCGCTGCTGAAGTCCAAGCAGACCGCGACCACGAGCCTCGTCACCGCGCTGCAGTCGCTCAACACCAAGGTGTCGTCGCTCAAGGACGCCGCGACCAAGGCCGCCACCGCGACCTCGTGGGGAGCGACGAAGGCGACCGCGTCCGCGACGTCCGTCACCGCGACGACGACCACGGGCAGCACGCCCACCGAGCTGACCTTCCGGGTCGACGCGCTCGCCGCGAGCCAGGTCTCCCTGACCCCGGCCTACGGCACGCTCCCCGCCGCCGGCAGCACCCTCACCTTCAAGGCCCCCGACGGCACCCTCACCGAGGTCGTCGTCGGCGCGGACGCCGCCGCCACCGCGCGCGCGATCACCGCGTCGAAGGCCGGCGTCAACGCGGTCGCCGTCACGGCGGGCGGCACGACGCGCCTGCAGCTCACCTCCGCCGAGTCGGGCGAGGCCCACGCGTTCGAGGTCTTCGCCGGGACGAAGGCCGAGGTCGAGGGCAGCACCGCGACCGCGGTCGCGCTCACCGAGACGCGCGCCGCGAAGGACGCCGAGATCACCCTGTGGGCCGGCATCGCGGGCGCCGAGCAGACGGTCACGTCGTCCACCAACACGTTCTCCGACGTCCTCGCCGGGACGTCGATCACGGTCTCCAAGGTCGAGGCCGACCCGGTCACGCTGACCGTCAGCCGGGACACCGCGGCGCTCACGTCGCTCGCCTCCGGGCTCGTCGGCTCGCTGGGCGTCGTGCTGTCCGAGATCACGTCCCGCACGGCGACGTCGACGACGACCGACAGCGACGGCCGGACGGTGATCTCCGGCGGCCTGTTCAGCGGCGACTCCGCCGTCCGCGGGCTCCGGCAGCAGCTCCAGTCCGCCGCGTCGTACCCCGTCGACGGCGTGTCCCCGTCCGAGGTCGGCATCACGATCGGCCGCGACGGCACCTTCACGTTCGACGAGAAGAAGTTCCAGGCCGCGCTCACCGCCGACCCGGACAAGGTCCAGAGGGTCGTCTCGGGCCTCGCGCAGCGGGTCGCGGACGTCGCGGGCGAGGCCTCCGACAAGGTCGACGGCACGCTGACGCGCAAGATCACGGGCCAGCAGGACCTCGTCAAGAGCCTCGGCACCCAGATCGACGCGTGGGACCGGCGTCTCGAGCTGCGCCGCGAGGGCCTGCAGAAGACGTACTCCGCGCTCGAGGTCACGCTGTCCAACCTGCAGTCGCAGTCGAGCTGGCTCGCCGGCCAGCTCTCGTCCCTGTCCGCGTCCTCGAGCTCCTGA